In a genomic window of Streptococcus mitis NCTC 12261:
- the cps4B gene encoding capsular polysaccharide biosynthesis protein Cps4B: MIDIHSHIVFGVDDGPKSKQESKALLTEAYRQGVRTIVSTSHRRKGMFETPEETIEANFQEVKELAKEVAPDLNILYGAEIYYTHDVLEKLEKQVIPSLNGTRYALIEFSMATPYREIHTALSNVLMLGITPVVAHIERYHELENNEKRVKELIDMGCYTQINSSSILKPKLFGDKYKFMKKRARYFLERDLVHFVASDMHNLDQRPPYMKEAYEIVSKQYGERKARELFIENPRFILADQII; encoded by the coding sequence ATGATTGATATTCATTCGCATATTGTATTTGGTGTGGATGATGGTCCGAAATCTAAGCAAGAAAGCAAGGCGCTTTTGACAGAAGCCTATCGGCAAGGGGTAAGGACTATTGTATCGACATCGCATAGACGAAAAGGAATGTTTGAAACTCCTGAGGAGACGATAGAGGCAAACTTTCAAGAAGTGAAGGAGCTAGCCAAGGAAGTGGCTCCAGATTTGAACATTCTCTATGGAGCAGAAATTTATTATACCCATGATGTGCTTGAGAAGTTAGAAAAACAGGTGATTCCAAGTCTCAATGGGACACGCTATGCTCTCATTGAGTTTAGTATGGCTACCCCTTACAGGGAAATCCATACTGCCTTGAGCAATGTTCTCATGCTTGGGATAACGCCTGTAGTTGCCCACATTGAACGTTACCATGAATTAGAAAATAACGAAAAACGTGTAAAAGAGTTGATTGACATGGGCTGCTACACTCAAATCAATAGCTCAAGTATTTTAAAACCAAAGTTATTTGGGGATAAATATAAATTTATGAAGAAACGAGCTCGCTATTTCCTAGAGCGTGATTTGGTACATTTTGTGGCGAGCGATATGCACAATTTAGACCAAAGACCGCCTTACATGAAAGAAGCTTATGAGATCGTCTCAAAACAATACGGTGAAAGAAAGGCGAGAGAATTATTTATCGAAAATCCTCGCTTTATCTTGGCAGA
- a CDS encoding LCP family protein, with protein MSRSSKRARQGKTKILISWGLLAIYALLAVFLLFLIFKYNMLAFRYLNIVVTVLIVALAILCFFLIRSKKVQNLTLILLLLGVLITGTSLFAVGQFIGFTSRLNATSNYSNYSMSIAVLADSPIDNISQVSSVMGPTGTDKDNIQQLMNDLKDSQNRELTVEESSSYLAAYKSLLAGDTKAIILNSVFENIIESEYPDYASKIKKIYTKELTKTVETPKDIKGNSFNVYISGIDTYGPISSVSRSDVNIIMTVNRETKKILLTTTPRDSYVPIADGGNNQKDKLTHAGIYGVDASIHTLENLYGIDLNYYARLNFTSFLKLIDLLGGVDVYNDQDFTSLHGKFHFPIGNVHLDSEQALGFVRERYSLADGDRDRGRNQQKVIIAILQKLTSTEALKNYDSIIKGLQDSIQTNMPLETMMNLVNAQLESGGTYKINSQDLKGTGRMDLPSYAMPDSNLYMMEISDSSLESVKAAINDVMEGK; from the coding sequence GTGAGTAGATCTTCGAAGCGAGCTCGTCAGGGTAAAACAAAAATATTGATTAGTTGGGGGTTGCTAGCTATCTATGCATTACTAGCAGTCTTTTTATTGTTTTTGATTTTCAAGTACAATATGCTAGCCTTCCGATATCTCAATATAGTGGTCACTGTCTTAATTGTAGCCTTAGCTATCTTGTGCTTCTTTTTAATTCGGTCCAAGAAAGTTCAAAATCTAACGCTGATTTTATTACTACTTGGTGTGTTAATCACTGGTACTTCTCTCTTTGCCGTAGGGCAGTTCATTGGATTTACCAGTCGTTTGAATGCAACATCGAATTACTCAAATTATTCGATGAGTATTGCAGTGTTAGCAGATAGTCCAATTGATAATATCAGTCAGGTAAGCAGTGTGATGGGACCGACTGGGACGGATAAGGATAATATCCAACAGTTGATGAATGATCTTAAGGATAGTCAAAATAGGGAATTGACTGTCGAAGAAAGTAGCTCCTATCTTGCGGCCTATAAGAGTTTGCTAGCTGGTGATACAAAGGCAATCATTCTAAACAGTGTCTTTGAAAATATTATCGAATCAGAATATCCTGACTATGCTTCAAAAATTAAGAAAATCTATACCAAAGAATTAACCAAGACGGTTGAAACTCCAAAAGATATCAAAGGTAACAGTTTCAACGTTTATATCAGTGGAATTGATACTTACGGTCCAATCAGTTCAGTTTCTCGTTCGGACGTCAATATCATTATGACAGTGAATCGCGAAACTAAAAAGATTCTCTTGACAACAACACCTCGTGATTCCTATGTTCCAATTGCAGATGGAGGCAACAATCAAAAAGATAAGTTGACCCATGCGGGGATTTATGGAGTAGATGCTTCAATACATACACTGGAAAATCTCTACGGTATTGATTTGAACTATTATGCTCGTTTGAATTTCACTTCTTTCTTGAAATTGATTGATCTCCTTGGTGGAGTTGATGTTTATAATGATCAGGATTTTACATCATTACATGGTAAGTTTCATTTTCCTATAGGGAATGTACATCTTGATTCGGAGCAAGCTCTTGGTTTTGTGCGTGAGCGCTATTCTTTGGCAGATGGAGATCGGGATCGCGGCCGTAACCAGCAAAAGGTCATTATTGCAATTCTGCAAAAATTAACCTCTACAGAAGCTTTGAAAAATTATGACAGTATTATAAAAGGGCTGCAAGATTCGATTCAAACCAATATGCCACTTGAAACCATGATGAACTTGGTCAATGCCCAACTTGAAAGTGGTGGAACTTATAAGATCAATTCACAAGATCTTAAAGGGACAGGGCGGATGGATTTACCATCCTATGCCATGCCTGATAGTAACCTCTACATGATGGAGATAAGTGATAGCAGTTTAGAGTCAGTCAAGGCTGCAATCAATGATGTGATGGAAGGGAAATAA
- a CDS encoding peptide ABC transporter substrate-binding protein — translation MNTKKRVLSAGLTFAAALLLAACGQSGSDTKTYSSTFSGNPTTFNYLLDYYADNTAIITNLVDGLLENDNHGNLVPSLAEDWSVSSDGLTYTYKLRKDAKWFTADGEEYAPVKAQDFVTGIKYAVDNKSQAIDLIQNSIKGLNDYITGADSDFSKVGVKAIDDQTVEYTLARPEPYWNSKTTNSILFPVNEEFLNSKGKDFGTLSPDSILYSGPYLLKDFTSKSSIEYVKNPHYYDHDKVSIEHVKLAYFDGSDQELTIRNFESGAYSIAGVYPNSSNFAKTKEKYKDNIVYSLQDKTSWYFNFNVNRKAYNHTSKTTDEQKKSTETAVLNKNFRQAVNFALDRTAYSAQSNGEEAASKTLRNTLVPPTFVQVGDKTFGEVVASKLVNYGTEWSDINLADAQDAYFNKEKAQAKFAEAKKELASQGVTFPIHLDVAVDQTSKNAVTGMNSVKQTLESVLGADNIVIDVQQLSTDDFNNVAFLAPTPADRDYDLNFDGWVGDYQDPSTYLNPFNAEDGFYLKIFGLDAQEDKAKIASLGLDTYTKMLKDADSENKDVAKRYEKYAEAQAWMIDNSLIMSAMSSGGTASVTKVTPFTRGYSLVGIKGDGNNYKYMKLQKDTVTTKQYEEAKTKWEQESKKAIEKAQKEAENHVK, via the coding sequence ATGAATACAAAAAAGCGTGTTCTTAGCGCAGGCCTGACCTTTGCGGCTGCTTTGCTTTTAGCTGCTTGCGGACAATCAGGTTCAGATACAAAAACTTACTCATCAACCTTTAGTGGAAATCCAACTACATTTAACTACTTGTTAGACTACTACGCTGATAATACAGCTATCATTACTAACCTAGTTGATGGTTTGCTTGAAAATGACAACCACGGAAACCTAGTTCCATCTTTGGCAGAGGACTGGTCTGTTTCAAGCGACGGTCTGACTTATACCTACAAATTAAGAAAAGATGCTAAATGGTTCACGGCTGACGGTGAAGAGTACGCCCCAGTCAAGGCCCAGGATTTTGTGACAGGTATCAAGTACGCAGTGGATAATAAATCCCAGGCCATTGACTTGATTCAAAACTCGATCAAGGGCTTGAATGATTATATTACAGGAGCGGATTCTGACTTTTCTAAGGTTGGAGTGAAAGCAATTGACGACCAGACTGTTGAGTATACTTTGGCGCGCCCAGAACCTTACTGGAACTCAAAAACAACCAATAGTATCCTTTTCCCAGTGAATGAAGAATTTCTAAATTCAAAAGGCAAAGATTTTGGTACCTTATCTCCAGATAGTATTCTCTACAGCGGACCTTATTTGTTAAAAGATTTCACATCAAAATCATCGATCGAGTATGTGAAGAACCCACATTACTATGATCATGACAAAGTATCAATTGAACACGTAAAATTGGCTTACTTTGATGGTTCAGACCAAGAATTGACCATCCGTAACTTTGAAAGTGGAGCTTATTCTATCGCTGGGGTTTATCCAAATAGTTCTAACTTTGCTAAGACCAAGGAGAAATATAAGGATAATATCGTCTATAGCTTGCAGGACAAGACTTCTTGGTATTTCAATTTCAACGTCAACCGTAAGGCTTACAACCATACGTCTAAAACGACAGATGAGCAGAAGAAGTCAACTGAGACAGCTGTCTTGAACAAAAACTTCCGCCAAGCGGTGAACTTTGCCCTGGACCGCACAGCCTATTCTGCTCAGTCAAACGGGGAAGAAGCAGCTAGCAAGACTCTTCGTAACACCCTAGTGCCTCCTACATTTGTCCAAGTTGGAGACAAGACCTTTGGAGAAGTAGTTGCTTCTAAATTGGTCAACTATGGCACAGAATGGTCAGATATTAACTTGGCAGATGCTCAGGATGCCTATTTCAACAAAGAAAAAGCCCAAGCAAAATTTGCGGAAGCTAAAAAAGAATTGGCAAGTCAAGGTGTGACTTTCCCAATTCACTTGGATGTTGCAGTTGATCAGACTAGTAAAAATGCTGTGACAGGCATGAACTCAGTTAAGCAAACCCTTGAGTCGGTTTTAGGTGCTGATAACATTGTCATTGATGTTCAACAACTTTCAACGGATGATTTTAATAATGTAGCCTTTTTAGCGCCAACACCAGCTGATCGTGACTATGATTTGAACTTTGATGGTTGGGTAGGTGACTACCAAGATCCGTCAACTTATCTTAATCCTTTCAATGCAGAGGATGGATTCTACCTCAAGATTTTTGGTCTAGATGCTCAAGAAGATAAAGCTAAGATTGCTAGCTTGGGACTTGATACTTACACCAAGATGCTCAAAGATGCAGATAGCGAAAATAAAGATGTAGCCAAACGCTATGAAAAATATGCTGAAGCACAGGCTTGGATGATTGACAATTCTCTGATTATGTCAGCAATGTCAAGTGGTGGTACAGCATCTGTAACCAAAGTAACGCCATTTACAAGAGGCTATTCACTGGTCGGCATCAAGGGTGATGGCAATAACTACAAGTACATGAAACTGCAAAAAGATACTGTGACAACCAAACAGTATGAAGAAGCTAAGACTAAATGGGAGCAAGAAAGTAAAAAAGCAATCGAAAAAGCTCAAAAAGAAGCAGAAAATCATGTTAAATAA